A segment of the Candidatus Polarisedimenticolia bacterium genome:
CGCCGCGGTCGACGAGGGCCTGGGCTCGACCACCTGCGGCACTGGCGCCTGCTCCCGCACCGTCAACAACTGCGTCGGCGGCGTCCCCCAGACCTGCACCCCCGGCACCCCCGTCGCCGAGACCTGCAACGGCATCGACGACGACTGCGACGCCGCGGTCGATGAAAACCTGGGGTCGACTTCATGTGGCACAGGCGCCTGCGCTCGCACCGTCAGCAGCTGCGTCGGCGGCGTTCCGCAGACCTGCACGCCCGGAACGCCCACGACCGAGACCTGCAACGGCATCGACGACGACTGCGACGCCGCGGTCGATGAAAACCTGGGGTCGACTACCTGCGGCACCGGCGCCTGCTCCCGCACCGTCAACAACTGCGTCGGCGGCGTCCCCCAGACCTGCACCCCCGGCACCCCCACCGCCGAGATATGCAACGGCATCGACGACGATTGCGACGGCGCCATCGACGACAACCTCGGCACGGTCACCTGCGGCGTGGGAGCCTGCTCCCGCACCGCCAGCAGCTGTGTGGGCGGCGTCCCCCAGAACTGCACGCCAGGCACTCCCACGGCCGAAACGTGCAACGGCATCGACGACGACTGTGACGGCTCGGTCGACGAGAGCCTGGGGTCGACCTCCTGCGGCACAGGCGCCTGCTCCCGCACCGTCAACAACTGCGTCGGTGGCGTCCCCCAGACCTGCACCCCCGGCACCCCCGTCGCCGAGACCTGCAACGGCATCGACGACGACTGCGACGCCGCGGTCGATGAAAACCTGGGGTCGACTTCATGCGGCACAGGCGCCTGCGCTCGCACCGTCAACAACTGCGTCGGTGGTGTTCCGCAAACCTGCACGCCCGGAACGCCCACGACCGAGACCTGCAACGGCATCGACGACGACTGCGACGCTTCTGTGGACGAGGATTTCGACGTCGATCGGGATGGATTCACGACCTGCGCGGGGGACTGCAACGATCTCGCGGCGGCGATCCATCCAGGAGCGCCGGAGCTCTGCAACGGGACGGACGACAACTGCAATCTGGCCGTGGATGAGGGCTTCCCCGACAGCGATTCGGACGGTGCGGCCGATTGTGTCGATCCGGACGACGACAACGACCTCGTGGCGGACGCAGCCGACTGCGCGCCGCTCGTCAACAGTGTCAGCGCGGTCCCGGGTGAGGTGGGCCCCACGCTGAAACCGGTCGTCGGCGGCCCGCCGGGCGCCTTCACCTGGACGCGTATCGCGCAGGCCAACGTCCACAACGCATACCGCAGCACCTGGAACCACGTCACGGGTGCCTGGAGCGACAACCTGGCCTGTCTCGTTCCCGAGTCCGCCGGCAACAGCTTCAGCGATTCCGCGATTCCGCCCCGGGGCTCGGCCTTCTTCTACGTCATCACCGCGAAGAATCGCTGCGGCGAAGGGACAGCGGGCTCGGCCAGCAACGGACAGCCGCGCCCCATTCCCGTCAGTTGCGCGCCCCAGCTCAGGGACACGGACCTCGATTCCGTCAAGGACATCGACGACGACTGTCCGCTTCTGGCGAATGCCAGCCAGCTCGACCGCGATCACGACGGGCGCGGCGACGCCTGCGACAACTGTCTCGACACGTCGAACCCGGGACAGGACGACGCCGATCTCAACGGCCTGGGTGACGCCTGTCAGGACGTGGACCACGACGGCTACTCCGCCCTCGTGGATTGCAACGACAACGATCCGACCGTCCACCCGGACGCGATCGAAACCTGCAACGCCCGCGACGATGACTGCGACGGCGTGGTGGACGACAACCTCGGCATCACCACGTGCGGTGTCGGCGCGTGCTCCCGTACCGTCAACAACTGCGCGGGCGGCTCCCCGCAGACCTGCACACCCGGCGCGCCCACCGCCGAAACCTGCAACGCTCTCGACGACGACTGCGACGGCTCGACGGATGAAGGCTTCGGCACGACCTCGTGCGGGGTCGGCGCCTGCGCCCGGACGGTCAACAACTGCAGCGGCGGGCAAGTCCAGCAGTGCATCCCGGGCAGCCCGGCCGCCGAGGTCTGCAACGGCCTGGACGACGACTGCGACGGCGTCACCGACGAGACCTTCCTCGACACCGATAGCGACGGCCTCGCCGATTGCGCCGACCCGGACGACGACGGGGACGGGATCCCGGACCTCTCGGACAACTGTCCGGTGATCGTCAACGCCGGCCAGCAGGACCTCGACGGGGACGGCCGGGGCGACGCCTGCGACAGCGACGCCGACGGCGACACCTTCAACATCACGGCCAGCGGCGCCCCCGTCCAGACGCTCGCCACGTCCGAATTGCGGGTGGAGGGCACCCAGACCGGAACCCTGTCCTCGGTTCAGGGCCCCGACGGGATCTACGAAGTGATCAAGGAGGTCAAGATCAACAACATCAGCGTCCTCGACATGCGCTGGACCTTCAGCGTGCCCGCAGGGCATCTGTCGATGGTTTTCGTGGAGGCGTTCCAGAGCGCCAGCACCGACGGCGACAATTTTCAGTTCGCCTACTCGACGGACGGGACGAATTTCACCAACGCCCTGATCGTCAGGAAGACCGCCGACGACAACCTGCCGCAGTATTTCGCGCTTCCCCTCCTCGCCAGCGGCACCATCACCATCCGGGTCCAGGACACCAACCGATCGACCGGCACCGGGCTCGACACCCTGTCCGTCGATCAGATCCGCATCATCACGTCCGATCCCGCGGACTGCAACGACCGGGCGGCCTCCATCAATCCTTCGATCAACGAAGGTCCGCCGGGGGCCGCCACATGCTCGGACCTGGTGGACAACAACTGCGACGGCCGCGCCGACGCCATCGACGCGAACTGCCGGTAGGCCATATTCGCAGGGGAATAAAAGGGAACGGGCGGGGCAACCCGCCCCGCCCGTCTCGTATCGTGCCGTTGCGAACCAGGGATTCCTTCAGGGAAGCGGTTCGCCGACACTGCCCTTCATGATCTGCTGGCAGAACTTGGCGCAGGTATTGGACTCACCACCTAGCCCCTTGCAGCAGTTGGTGCATTCGCCGTGGTTCGCATTCACCAGGCAGTCTTCCAGGGTCGAGAGGCCGGGCCCCGGGCTGCTGGCCGCGGAGGTCATGGATCCACCGAGGAGCAGGAGGGCGCTTCCGGCCTTCGCGCGGCTGACTCCCTGATCGGGCGATGTCGTCGTGACCCTGACCCCGTGGAACCCGAGTATCTCGGCCAGCTTCTCTTCGCTCAACGTCGCCTTGGGGTTGCCCAGGGGCACGCCGGCCTTCGCCAGGGCGTCGGTGGCGCTCCTCGCCTCCAGAGCGCGCCCGGTTCCCGTGGTCTTGGCCAGCATGACCGCGAAGTCCCCCACGGTCAGTGGAGCCGTCCCCTTCTTGTCCTGGGCCTGCCCGGCTGCGGATGCAGCCATCGGTACGGCAGCCGTCAGGACCAGGGCGAGCAGCGATCTGGACATCTTCTTCATGAGAGTCCTCCTGTGCCCGGAATTGGAGAGTATTGAGATTCGGCCCCCTTTTACCTTCAGGAGAACTCCACATCAATAGGCTTGTGCGCGTGGCGAGATTCCGCTGGGCTGCTGGTGCAGGATGGAAACAAAACGGGCGGGGCATCCCGCCCCGCCCGTCTCATGTCGTGCCGGTGCGAACCCGGGCTTCCCTCAGGGGAGCGGTTCGCCGACGCTGCCCTTCATGATCTGCTGGCAGAACTTGGCGCAGGTATTGGACTCGCCGCCCAGATCCTTGCAGCAGTTGGTGCACTCGCCATGGTTCGCATTCACCAGACAGTCCTCCAGGGTCGACGGCGTCGGCCCCACGGTGCTGGCTGCGGAAGTCATGGATCCACCCAGGAGCATGAGAGCGCTCCCGGCCTTGGCGCGGTTGACCGCCTGATCGGGGGAAGAGGTCGTGACCTTCACGCCGTAGAACCCCAGGACCTCGGCAAGCTTTTCCTCGTTCAGCGTGGCCTTGGGATTGCCCAGGGGCACGCCGGCCTTCACCAGGGCATCGGTGGCGCTCTTCCCCTCCAGAGCGCGCCCGGTTCCCGTCGTCTTGGCCAGCATGACCGCGAACTCTCCTACGGTCAGAGGAGCCGTGCCCTTCTTGTCCTGGGCTTGGCCGGCAGCCGAGGCTGCCATGGGAACGGCGGCCATGAGAACCAGGGCGAGCAGCGGTCTGGAAATCTTCATGAGAGCCCTCCTGTGCTCGAATTTGGAGACACACCGATATCCGCCCTGACTTGTACTGTCAAGAGGGCACACAGTCAACAGGTTTGTAATGGATTTGGAGTAAATTCCTGATCGTTTCATCCCTTTGCCAGGGATTTGTCAGGGGTATCGGTCCTCGAAACACGGTCCTTAATATCTTGACAACAGGCGGAGTTCGGTGGATACAGATGCCCGGCCAGGAGAAAGACGGCCCCTCGAATTGGCCCGATCCCGGAGGGACATTGGGCCCACCGTCAAGCGGGCGCGGCGTCAGGGAAAACGTGCTTCCTGCCCGGTGCAATTGCCGGCGTATCGGGATCTCCGCCCCCCGGGCTCCGTTCTTCAAGTTGATAGCCATCCTGTTGATTCTCATGGCCCATACGGCCATTGCGACGGCGGCCGAAGTGACGCTCTATGTCGACGCCGCCAGCACCTGCACCAGCGGCTGCGGGACTCCGGCCTCCCCTTTCCCTACCATCCAGGGGGCCATCAACGCCGGCAACAGCATGATCGTGGCCGGCACGGCAACGAGTGCCACCATCATGGTTGCCGCCGGGCTCTATCGAGAGAGGATATTCATATTCCCGGACATCCATGTGCATGGCGCCGATGCCTCCAGCACCACGATCAACGCCACGGGGTTCGGCAGGAGCGCGGTGATCCTGGCCTCCGGAGGGACCGGGAGGCCGACACGAGATTACTCGATCGACGGCTTCACCATCACAGGAGGGAGCGGCGAGGTCGGCGTCGCGATCGATTCGGTGACCGGAGGGGGCGTCTTCGTCTTCGGAGACGCCGTCGTCACCAACAACATCATCGTGGGGAACATCCTCTCCGGAACCCTGAAAGACTGGCTGGGCGCGGGGATGTTCGTGGCCAACGGCCACGCCATCATCGCGGGGAACGAGATTGGACGGAACATCAGCACGCCTCCGAGGACAGGGGGATCCGGGGACACCCACGGCGCCGGAGGGGGAATCTTCTCCATCGACTCGGATGCTTCTCCGGAGGTGGTCGGGAACATCATCCACGACAACCTGGCCCAGGCCGAGATCGGCCGGGGGGGCGGTCTCTGGCTGCGAGGCGGCCCCGGAACCGTGGTCGATCGAAACGTCATTTACGGCAACCGGGCGTCGGCCTCGGGCGGCGGGATCGAGCTGTACGGCGAGACCCGGGTCGCCGGCAACCTGATCTATGGCAACAGCGCCGGATCGACGGGCGCCGGCATCGAGACCTTCAACGCGACGGCGGTGATTACACTCAACACGGTCGCAGGCAATGTCCTCACCGAAACCACGATCCCGGGGGGAGAAACCTACTCGACCGAGGGGGCGGGCGTCTACACCGAGAGCACCCTGCCTCCCCCCAACAACACGCCGGTGCGCGTCACGAACAACCTGATCGTCGGGAACACCGTGACCTCGACCGGAAGCGGGGCCGGCCTCTTCAGCATCCGCGCCGCGCCGACCGTGACCAACAACCTCCTCTACGGCAACCTGAAGCTCCCCTCCACTCCGTCGGAAGTCGGCGGGGACTTGACCCCGGGCCAGGTCATCGGAGTCGACGGCAACCTGTCCCTTCCGCCTGTCATGGCGAGGCAGCCGCGGTTCTACGACGTCACCGCCGCGGC
Coding sequences within it:
- a CDS encoding putative metal-binding motif-containing protein; amino-acid sequence: GGVPQTCTPGTPTAEICNGIDDDCDGSVDEILGSTSCGTGACSRTVNNCVGGVPQTCTPGTPTAEICNGIDDDCDAAVDEGLGSTTCGTGACSRTVNNCVGGVPQTCTPGTPVAETCNGIDDDCDAAVDENLGSTSCGTGACARTVSSCVGGVPQTCTPGTPTTETCNGIDDDCDAAVDENLGSTTCGTGACSRTVNNCVGGVPQTCTPGTPTAEICNGIDDDCDGAIDDNLGTVTCGVGACSRTASSCVGGVPQNCTPGTPTAETCNGIDDDCDGSVDESLGSTSCGTGACSRTVNNCVGGVPQTCTPGTPVAETCNGIDDDCDAAVDENLGSTSCGTGACARTVNNCVGGVPQTCTPGTPTTETCNGIDDDCDASVDEDFDVDRDGFTTCAGDCNDLAAAIHPGAPELCNGTDDNCNLAVDEGFPDSDSDGAADCVDPDDDNDLVADAADCAPLVNSVSAVPGEVGPTLKPVVGGPPGAFTWTRIAQANVHNAYRSTWNHVTGAWSDNLACLVPESAGNSFSDSAIPPRGSAFFYVITAKNRCGEGTAGSASNGQPRPIPVSCAPQLRDTDLDSVKDIDDDCPLLANASQLDRDHDGRGDACDNCLDTSNPGQDDADLNGLGDACQDVDHDGYSALVDCNDNDPTVHPDAIETCNARDDDCDGVVDDNLGITTCGVGACSRTVNNCAGGSPQTCTPGAPTAETCNALDDDCDGSTDEGFGTTSCGVGACARTVNNCSGGQVQQCIPGSPAAEVCNGLDDDCDGVTDETFLDTDSDGLADCADPDDDGDGIPDLSDNCPVIVNAGQQDLDGDGRGDACDSDADGDTFNITASGAPVQTLATSELRVEGTQTGTLSSVQGPDGIYEVIKEVKINNISVLDMRWTFSVPAGHLSMVFVEAFQSASTDGDNFQFAYSTDGTNFTNALIVRKTADDNLPQYFALPLLASGTITIRVQDTNRSTGTGLDTLSVDQIRIITSDPADCNDRAASINPSINEGPPGAATCSDLVDNNCDGRADAIDANCR